A DNA window from Ctenopharyngodon idella isolate HZGC_01 chromosome 10, HZGC01, whole genome shotgun sequence contains the following coding sequences:
- the LOC127520377 gene encoding serine-rich adhesin for platelets-like isoform X13 has protein sequence MFGFWSIQGFFLFAMDQGWKRLPLLVVFLFLSSAYGFKGGAYSNAHQRWGQPSDNTFSPHAVQSSVSEVPVTGTLPEEVGSSLFTNRPLKRFNLLQFVKGHDSSHHESMSYAQTAPSSSVFASLPLPLSEKQAGSLTLLQGSGTTITDTASVSTQSTSGQSTSDQSFPSLYMSSSQETSGVESAEAALPVFSQESISYSSSSAPGATYTSQGSPVPLSEGSSQAISPQDESSYSRLFQSQGASSHYTPDSYTKLSSSSVSSQSTSDQSPPSLYSSSSQDSSGSLLEASGSFFQGEMVGLSSSDLSPESQTSGQLLPSSLEVSSQFTNGQGSPSLFIGSSKSSSDSQSTGPASLLDTQGSLSQSILSTQTQGSTSQGSAGPELSGSSGQFIPTQVEGGSYSVSQSLNSSPYAPGSLMYGKFGPLPIRVSSQSTSTQSSPGTPLTSSRFPVQGGSSSTSSLYLKPQGTLGLYAPASSTKYVSVPMPQRAVYSQATSGSGALFGTSIGLASQGMSSTYSGSVQPQGTTSQFAPGSPSFSSSQKQFTSSYGTQSRPSLPLTLQGSATYGGSLQAQGTTGQFAPGSPSSGVSLSSAQGAASQPATVPSSRKQFTSSSGTQSGSSLPLTLQGSTTYGGSLQPQGTASQFAPGSPSSYPSVSLSSPQGAASQSATVLSSRKQFTSSYGTQTGSSLPLTLQGGAAYGGSLQPQGTASQFAPGSPSSYPSVSLSSPQGAASQSATVLSSRKQFTSSSGTQSGSSLPLALQGSPTYGGSLQPQGTASQFAPGSPSPSVSLSSPQGVASQPSQAFQSYSVSQSQKSQRWQPSQGIQTSGAAVSQGIDLSQSSPMQSRFSSLSSAGGPSSKDSGLFVSAQGGGTSYGGFSLNSQSPLKYNPGSHAYAKFGSSPLAVSSQSTSDQHSNGLYSSGSLQTQGLLGVVEGPSSQAPFDSPSSNQIERFVMLQRPTGSNLAPSLGLSAQASSVSMLSGVPQTAQALRESGSDVQLNNQVSSNSQANAYTSLQKFSSNYGAQSLKPSELLRYEPGVYGQGTSSASELLSSYGSTYNLNAPASIPSRSSLSSRYYSVKG, from the exons ATGTTTGGGTTTTGGAGTATtcaggggttttttttgtttgccatGGATCAAGGGTGGAAAAG GTTACCCTTGTTGGTAGTCTTTCTGTTTTTGAGTAGTGCTTATGGATTTAAAG GTGGAGCTTATTCAAATGCCCACCAGCGGTGGGGTCAACCTTCTGACAATACTTTCTCACCTCATGCAGTCCAGTCATCTGTTTCAGAGGTCCCTGTGACTGGGACTTTGCCTGAAGAAGTGGGCTCAAGTTTATTCACTAACAGACCCCTGAAAAGGTTTAACTTGCTCCAGTTTGTAAAAGGTCATGATTCCAGCCACCATGAATCGATGTCCTATGCCCAAACTGCTCCAAGCAGCTCAGTTTTTGCTTCCTTGCCTCTACCCTTAAGTGAAAAGCAAGCAGGCAGTTTGACATTGCTCCAGGGCTCTGGAACAACCATTACAGATACTGCTAGTGTTTCTACACAAAGCACTTCTGGCCAGTCCACCAGCGATCAGAGCTTCCCTAGTTTGTACATGTCCAGCTCCCAGGAAACCTCTGGTGTTGAATCTGCGGAAGCCGCTTTGCCTGTGTTCTCTCAGGAGAGTATCTCCTACAGCAGTTCATCTGCTCCAGGTGCCACTTACACTTCTCAAGGTAGCCCAGTGCCACTTTCAGAAGGCTCTAGTCAAGCCATCTCACCTCAGGATGAAAGCAGTTACAGTCGTTTGTTTCAGTCTCAAGGTGCCTCTAGTCACTATACCCCAGACTCCTATACCAAGCTCAGTTCTTCATCTGTTTCTAGTCAGTCTACCAGTGATCAGAGTCCCCCCAGTCTGTATAGTTCTAGCTCTCAGGATAGTTCTGGCAGTTTGTTGGAAGCTTCTGGCTCTTTCTTTCAAGGGGAAATGGTAGGGCTTAGCTCGTCTGACTTGTCTCCTGAATCTCAAACCTCTGGTCAGCTTCTGCCCTCATCATTGGAGGTCTCTAGCCAGTTTACTAATGGTCAGGGCTCTCCCAGCTTGTTTATAGGTAGCTCTAAAAGCAGTTCTGATTCCCAGTCAACTGGTCCTGCTTCACTTCTAGATACTCAGGGTAGCCtttctcaaagcattttgtCTACCCAGACTCAGGGCTCCACTTCTCAGGGCAGTGCTGGGCCTGAATTGTCTGGAAGTTCTGGGCAATTTATCCCCACACAAGTAGAAGGTGGCAGTTATAGTGTGTCCCAATCGCTTAACTCTAGTCCGTATGCCCCAGGATCCCTGATGTATGGGAAGTTTGGCCCCTTGCCTATAAGGGTTTCTAGCCAGTCCACAAGCACCCAAAGCAGTCCTGGCACTCCATTAACTTCCAGTCGTTTCCCTGTGCAGGGAGGTAGTAGCTCTACTTCTAGCTTATATCTGAAGCCTCAGGGCACTCTGGGTCTGTATGCCCCTGCGTCATCTACCAAATATGTGAGTGTTCCCATGCCACAACGTGCTGTTTATAGCCAGGCAACAAGTGGCTCGGGGGCTCTGTTTGGGACCTCTATTGGTTTAGCCTCACAAGGAATGAGTAGCACTTACAGTGGTTCTGTACAGCCTCAAGGTACCACAAGTCAATTTGCCCCTGGGTCTCCATCCTTCTCTAGTTCACAGAAGCAGTTTACCTCTAGCTATGGCACCCAGTCAAGGCCCTCTCTGCCACTCACCCTGCAGGGAAGTGCCACTTACGGTGGATCACTCCAGGCTCAAGGTACCACAGGTCAGTTTGCCCCTGGGTCTCCATCTTCAGGTGTATCACTATCGTCAGCCCAAGGTGCTGCCAGTCAGCCTGCCACAGTCCCGAGTTCGCGGAAGCAGTTTACCTCTAGCTCTGGCACCCAGTCAGGGTCCTCTCTGCCACTCACCCTGCAGGGAAGCACCACTTATGGTGGATCACTCCAGCCTCAAGGTACTGCAAGTCAGTTTGCCCCTGGGTCTCCATCCTCCTATCCAAGTGTATCACTATCCTCACCCCAAGGTGCTGCCAGCCAGTCTGCCACAGTCCTGAGTTCACGGAAGCAGTTTACCTCTAGCTATGGCACCCAGACTGGGTCCTCTCTGCCACTCACCCTGCAGGGAGGTGCTGCTTATGGTGGATCACTCCAGCCTCAAGGTACCGCAAGTCAGTTTGCCCCTGGGTCTCCATCCTCCTATCCAAGTGTATCACTATCCTCACCCCAAGGTGCTGCCAGCCAGTCTGCCACAGTCCTGAGTTCACGGAAGCAGTTTACCTCTAGCTCTGGCACCCAGTCAGGGTCCTCTCTGCCACTTGCCCTGCAGGGAAGCCCCACTTATGGTGGATCACTCCAGCCTCAAG GTACCGCAAGTCAGTTTGCCCCTGGGTCTCCATCTCCAAGTGTATCCCTATCCTCACCCCAAG GTGTTGCCAGCCAGCCCAGCCAAGCATTTCAAAGCTATTCTGTGTCCCAAAGCCAGAAGTCTCAAAGATGGCAGCCTTCACAAGGTATTCAGACCTCAGGTGCAGCTGTATCACAGGGAATCGATCTATCTCAAAGCTCTCCAATGCAGAGTAggttctcttccctgtcatccGCAGGAGGCCCATCTTCAAAAGATTCTGGACTGTTTGTTTCTGCACAGGGTGGTGGCACCAGTTATGGTGGCTTTTCTCTCAATTCTCAAAGCCCTTTGAAGTACAACCCTGGGTCCCATGCATATGCCAAGTTTGGTTCCTCACCCCTAGCTGTTTCTAGCCAGTCTACCAGTGATCAGCACTCAAATGGCTTGTATAGCTCAGGCTCTCTGCAAACCCAGGGTCTCCTTGGTGTAGTTGAAGGACCCTCATCTCAAGCTCCTTTTGACTCCCCAAGCAGTAACCAAATTGAGCGTTTTGTGATGTTGCAACGGCCCACAGGTTCCAACCTAGCTCCATCTCTAGGCCTGAGTGCCCAAGCATCTTCTGTTAGCATGCTCTCTGGTGTTCCGCAAACTGCGCAGGCTCTACGTGAATCTGGGTCAGATGTCCAGTTAAACAACCAAGTGAGCAGCAATTCACAGGCCAATGCATATACTTCCTTGCAAAAGTTCTCCAGCAACTATGGTGCACAGAGTCTTAAGCCTTCAGAGCTCTTGCGTTATGAGCCAGGTGTTTATGGCCAAGGAACATCCAGTGCTTCTGAGCTCTTGAGTAGCTATGGTTCCACGTACAACCTGAATGCTCCTGCTTCTATACCATCCCGCAGTTCTCTCTCAAGCCGCTACTACTCTGTCAAGGGCTAA
- the LOC127520377 gene encoding serine-rich adhesin for platelets-like isoform X7 yields MFGFWSIQGFFLFAMDQGWKRLPLLVVFLFLSSAYGFKGGAYSNAHQRWGQPSDNTFSPHAVQSSVSEVPVTGTLPEEVGSSLFTNRPLKRFNLLQFVKGHDSSHHESMSYAQTAPSSSVFASLPLPLSEKQAGSLTLLQGSGTTITDTASVSTQSTSGQSTSDQSFPSLYMSSSQETSGVESAEAALPVFSQESISYSSSSAPGATYTSQGSPVPLSEGSSQAISPQDESSYSRLFQSQGASSHYTPDSYTKLSSSSVSSQSTSDQSPPSLYSSSSQDSSGSLLEASGSFFQGEMVGLSSSDLSPESQTSGQLLPSSLEVSSQFTNGQGSPSLFIGSSKSSSDSQSTGPASLLDTQGSLSQSILSTQTQGSTSQGSAGPELSGSSGQFIPTQVEGGSYSVSQSLNSSPYAPGSLMYGKFGPLPIRVSSQSTSTQSSPGTPLTSSRFPVQGGSSSTSSLYLKPQGTLGLYAPASSTKYVSVPMPQRAVYSQATSGSGALFGTSIGLASQGMSSTYSGSVQPQGTTSQFAPGSPSFSSSQKQFTSSYGTQSRPSLPLTLQGSATYGGSLQAQGTTGQFAPGSPSSGVSLSSAQGAASQPATVPSSRKQFTSSSGTQSGSSLPLTLQGSTTYGGSLQPQGTASQFAPGSPSSYPSVSLSSPQGAASQSATVLSSRKQFTSSYGTQTGSSLPLTLQGGAAYGGSLQPQGTASQFAPGSPSSYPSVSLSSPQGAASQSATVLSSRKQFTSSSGTQSGSSLPLALQGSPTYGGSLQPQGTASQFAPGSPSSYPSVSLSSPQGVASQPSQAFQSYSVSQSQKSQRWQPSQGIQTSGAAVSQGIDLSQSSPMQSRFSSLSSAGGPSSKDSGLFVSAQGGGTSYGGFSLNSQSPLKYNPGSHAYAKFGSSPLAVSSQSTSDQHSNGLYSSGSLQTQGLLGVVEGPSSQAPFDSPSSNQIERFVMLQRPTGSNLAPSLGLSAQASSVSMLSGVPQTAQALRESGSDVQLNNQVSSNSQANAYTSLQKFSSNYGAQSLKPSELLRYEPGVYGQGTSSASELLSSYGSTYNLNAPASIPSRSSLSSRYYSVKG; encoded by the exons ATGTTTGGGTTTTGGAGTATtcaggggttttttttgtttgccatGGATCAAGGGTGGAAAAG GTTACCCTTGTTGGTAGTCTTTCTGTTTTTGAGTAGTGCTTATGGATTTAAAG GTGGAGCTTATTCAAATGCCCACCAGCGGTGGGGTCAACCTTCTGACAATACTTTCTCACCTCATGCAGTCCAGTCATCTGTTTCAGAGGTCCCTGTGACTGGGACTTTGCCTGAAGAAGTGGGCTCAAGTTTATTCACTAACAGACCCCTGAAAAGGTTTAACTTGCTCCAGTTTGTAAAAGGTCATGATTCCAGCCACCATGAATCGATGTCCTATGCCCAAACTGCTCCAAGCAGCTCAGTTTTTGCTTCCTTGCCTCTACCCTTAAGTGAAAAGCAAGCAGGCAGTTTGACATTGCTCCAGGGCTCTGGAACAACCATTACAGATACTGCTAGTGTTTCTACACAAAGCACTTCTGGCCAGTCCACCAGCGATCAGAGCTTCCCTAGTTTGTACATGTCCAGCTCCCAGGAAACCTCTGGTGTTGAATCTGCGGAAGCCGCTTTGCCTGTGTTCTCTCAGGAGAGTATCTCCTACAGCAGTTCATCTGCTCCAGGTGCCACTTACACTTCTCAAGGTAGCCCAGTGCCACTTTCAGAAGGCTCTAGTCAAGCCATCTCACCTCAGGATGAAAGCAGTTACAGTCGTTTGTTTCAGTCTCAAGGTGCCTCTAGTCACTATACCCCAGACTCCTATACCAAGCTCAGTTCTTCATCTGTTTCTAGTCAGTCTACCAGTGATCAGAGTCCCCCCAGTCTGTATAGTTCTAGCTCTCAGGATAGTTCTGGCAGTTTGTTGGAAGCTTCTGGCTCTTTCTTTCAAGGGGAAATGGTAGGGCTTAGCTCGTCTGACTTGTCTCCTGAATCTCAAACCTCTGGTCAGCTTCTGCCCTCATCATTGGAGGTCTCTAGCCAGTTTACTAATGGTCAGGGCTCTCCCAGCTTGTTTATAGGTAGCTCTAAAAGCAGTTCTGATTCCCAGTCAACTGGTCCTGCTTCACTTCTAGATACTCAGGGTAGCCtttctcaaagcattttgtCTACCCAGACTCAGGGCTCCACTTCTCAGGGCAGTGCTGGGCCTGAATTGTCTGGAAGTTCTGGGCAATTTATCCCCACACAAGTAGAAGGTGGCAGTTATAGTGTGTCCCAATCGCTTAACTCTAGTCCGTATGCCCCAGGATCCCTGATGTATGGGAAGTTTGGCCCCTTGCCTATAAGGGTTTCTAGCCAGTCCACAAGCACCCAAAGCAGTCCTGGCACTCCATTAACTTCCAGTCGTTTCCCTGTGCAGGGAGGTAGTAGCTCTACTTCTAGCTTATATCTGAAGCCTCAGGGCACTCTGGGTCTGTATGCCCCTGCGTCATCTACCAAATATGTGAGTGTTCCCATGCCACAACGTGCTGTTTATAGCCAGGCAACAAGTGGCTCGGGGGCTCTGTTTGGGACCTCTATTGGTTTAGCCTCACAAGGAATGAGTAGCACTTACAGTGGTTCTGTACAGCCTCAAGGTACCACAAGTCAATTTGCCCCTGGGTCTCCATCCTTCTCTAGTTCACAGAAGCAGTTTACCTCTAGCTATGGCACCCAGTCAAGGCCCTCTCTGCCACTCACCCTGCAGGGAAGTGCCACTTACGGTGGATCACTCCAGGCTCAAGGTACCACAGGTCAGTTTGCCCCTGGGTCTCCATCTTCAGGTGTATCACTATCGTCAGCCCAAGGTGCTGCCAGTCAGCCTGCCACAGTCCCGAGTTCGCGGAAGCAGTTTACCTCTAGCTCTGGCACCCAGTCAGGGTCCTCTCTGCCACTCACCCTGCAGGGAAGCACCACTTATGGTGGATCACTCCAGCCTCAAGGTACTGCAAGTCAGTTTGCCCCTGGGTCTCCATCCTCCTATCCAAGTGTATCACTATCCTCACCCCAAGGTGCTGCCAGCCAGTCTGCCACAGTCCTGAGTTCACGGAAGCAGTTTACCTCTAGCTATGGCACCCAGACTGGGTCCTCTCTGCCACTCACCCTGCAGGGAGGTGCTGCTTATGGTGGATCACTCCAGCCTCAAGGTACCGCAAGTCAGTTTGCCCCTGGGTCTCCATCCTCCTATCCAAGTGTATCACTATCCTCACCCCAAGGTGCTGCCAGCCAGTCTGCCACAGTCCTGAGTTCACGGAAGCAGTTTACCTCTAGCTCTGGCACCCAGTCAGGGTCCTCTCTGCCACTTGCCCTGCAGGGAAGCCCCACTTATGGTGGATCACTCCAGCCTCAAG GTACCGCAAGTCAGTTTGCCCCTGGGTCTCCATCCTCCTATCCAAGTGTATCACTATCCTCACCCCAAGGTGTTGCCAGCCAGCCCAGCCAAGCATTTCAAAGCTATTCTGTGTCCCAAAGCCAGAAGTCTCAAAGATGGCAGCCTTCACAAGGTATTCAGACCTCAGGTGCAGCTGTATCACAGGGAATCGATCTATCTCAAAGCTCTCCAATGCAGAGTAggttctcttccctgtcatccGCAGGAGGCCCATCTTCAAAAGATTCTGGACTGTTTGTTTCTGCACAGGGTGGTGGCACCAGTTATGGTGGCTTTTCTCTCAATTCTCAAAGCCCTTTGAAGTACAACCCTGGGTCCCATGCATATGCCAAGTTTGGTTCCTCACCCCTAGCTGTTTCTAGCCAGTCTACCAGTGATCAGCACTCAAATGGCTTGTATAGCTCAGGCTCTCTGCAAACCCAGGGTCTCCTTGGTGTAGTTGAAGGACCCTCATCTCAAGCTCCTTTTGACTCCCCAAGCAGTAACCAAATTGAGCGTTTTGTGATGTTGCAACGGCCCACAGGTTCCAACCTAGCTCCATCTCTAGGCCTGAGTGCCCAAGCATCTTCTGTTAGCATGCTCTCTGGTGTTCCGCAAACTGCGCAGGCTCTACGTGAATCTGGGTCAGATGTCCAGTTAAACAACCAAGTGAGCAGCAATTCACAGGCCAATGCATATACTTCCTTGCAAAAGTTCTCCAGCAACTATGGTGCACAGAGTCTTAAGCCTTCAGAGCTCTTGCGTTATGAGCCAGGTGTTTATGGCCAAGGAACATCCAGTGCTTCTGAGCTCTTGAGTAGCTATGGTTCCACGTACAACCTGAATGCTCCTGCTTCTATACCATCCCGCAGTTCTCTCTCAAGCCGCTACTACTCTGTCAAGGGCTAA
- the LOC127520377 gene encoding mucin-19-like isoform X14 codes for MFGFWSIQGFFLFAMDQGWKRLPLLVVFLFLSSAYGFKGGAYSNAHQRWGQPSDNTFSPHAVQSSVSEVPVTGTLPEEVGSSLFTNRPLKRFNLLQFVKGHDSSHHESMSYAQTAPSSSVFASLPLPLSEKQAGSLTLLQGSGTTITDTASVSTQSTSGQSTSDQSFPSLYMSSSQETSGVESAEAALPVFSQESISYSSSSAPGATYTSQGSPVPLSEGSSQAISPQDESSYSRLFQSQGASSHYTPDSYTKLSSSSVSSQSTSDQSPPSLYSSSSQDSSGSLLEASGSFFQGEMVGLSSSDLSPESQTSGQLLPSSLEVSSQFTNGQGSPSLFIGSSKSSSDSQSTGPASLLDTQGSLSQSILSTQTQGSTSQGSAGPELSGSSGQFIPTQVEGGSYSVSQSLNSSPYAPGSLMYGKFGPLPIRVSSQSTSTQSSPGTPLTSSRFPVQGGSSSTSSLYLKPQGTLGLYAPASSTKYVSVPMPQRAVYSQATSGSGALFGTSIGLASQGMSSTYSGSVQPQGTTSQFAPGSPSFSSSQKQFTSSYGTQSRPSLPLTLQGSATYGGSLQAQGTTGQFAPGSPSSGVSLSSAQGAASQPATVPSSRKQFTSSSGTQSGSSLPLTLQGSTTYGGSLQPQGTASQFAPGSPSSYPSVSLSSPQGAASQSATVLSSRKQFTSSYGTQTGSSLPLTLQGGAAYGGSLQPQGTASQFAPGSPSSYPSVSLSSPQGVASQPSQAFQSYSVSQSQKSQRWQPSQGIQTSGAAVSQGIDLSQSSPMQSRFSSLSSAGGPSSKDSGLFVSAQGGGTSYGGFSLNSQSPLKYNPGSHAYAKFGSSPLAVSSQSTSDQHSNGLYSSGSLQTQGLLGVVEGPSSQAPFDSPSSNQIERFVMLQRPTGSNLAPSLGLSAQASSVSMLSGVPQTAQALRESGSDVQLNNQVSSNSQANAYTSLQKFSSNYGAQSLKPSELLRYEPGVYGQGTSSASELLSSYGSTYNLNAPASIPSRSSLSSRYYSVKG; via the exons ATGTTTGGGTTTTGGAGTATtcaggggttttttttgtttgccatGGATCAAGGGTGGAAAAG GTTACCCTTGTTGGTAGTCTTTCTGTTTTTGAGTAGTGCTTATGGATTTAAAG GTGGAGCTTATTCAAATGCCCACCAGCGGTGGGGTCAACCTTCTGACAATACTTTCTCACCTCATGCAGTCCAGTCATCTGTTTCAGAGGTCCCTGTGACTGGGACTTTGCCTGAAGAAGTGGGCTCAAGTTTATTCACTAACAGACCCCTGAAAAGGTTTAACTTGCTCCAGTTTGTAAAAGGTCATGATTCCAGCCACCATGAATCGATGTCCTATGCCCAAACTGCTCCAAGCAGCTCAGTTTTTGCTTCCTTGCCTCTACCCTTAAGTGAAAAGCAAGCAGGCAGTTTGACATTGCTCCAGGGCTCTGGAACAACCATTACAGATACTGCTAGTGTTTCTACACAAAGCACTTCTGGCCAGTCCACCAGCGATCAGAGCTTCCCTAGTTTGTACATGTCCAGCTCCCAGGAAACCTCTGGTGTTGAATCTGCGGAAGCCGCTTTGCCTGTGTTCTCTCAGGAGAGTATCTCCTACAGCAGTTCATCTGCTCCAGGTGCCACTTACACTTCTCAAGGTAGCCCAGTGCCACTTTCAGAAGGCTCTAGTCAAGCCATCTCACCTCAGGATGAAAGCAGTTACAGTCGTTTGTTTCAGTCTCAAGGTGCCTCTAGTCACTATACCCCAGACTCCTATACCAAGCTCAGTTCTTCATCTGTTTCTAGTCAGTCTACCAGTGATCAGAGTCCCCCCAGTCTGTATAGTTCTAGCTCTCAGGATAGTTCTGGCAGTTTGTTGGAAGCTTCTGGCTCTTTCTTTCAAGGGGAAATGGTAGGGCTTAGCTCGTCTGACTTGTCTCCTGAATCTCAAACCTCTGGTCAGCTTCTGCCCTCATCATTGGAGGTCTCTAGCCAGTTTACTAATGGTCAGGGCTCTCCCAGCTTGTTTATAGGTAGCTCTAAAAGCAGTTCTGATTCCCAGTCAACTGGTCCTGCTTCACTTCTAGATACTCAGGGTAGCCtttctcaaagcattttgtCTACCCAGACTCAGGGCTCCACTTCTCAGGGCAGTGCTGGGCCTGAATTGTCTGGAAGTTCTGGGCAATTTATCCCCACACAAGTAGAAGGTGGCAGTTATAGTGTGTCCCAATCGCTTAACTCTAGTCCGTATGCCCCAGGATCCCTGATGTATGGGAAGTTTGGCCCCTTGCCTATAAGGGTTTCTAGCCAGTCCACAAGCACCCAAAGCAGTCCTGGCACTCCATTAACTTCCAGTCGTTTCCCTGTGCAGGGAGGTAGTAGCTCTACTTCTAGCTTATATCTGAAGCCTCAGGGCACTCTGGGTCTGTATGCCCCTGCGTCATCTACCAAATATGTGAGTGTTCCCATGCCACAACGTGCTGTTTATAGCCAGGCAACAAGTGGCTCGGGGGCTCTGTTTGGGACCTCTATTGGTTTAGCCTCACAAGGAATGAGTAGCACTTACAGTGGTTCTGTACAGCCTCAAGGTACCACAAGTCAATTTGCCCCTGGGTCTCCATCCTTCTCTAGTTCACAGAAGCAGTTTACCTCTAGCTATGGCACCCAGTCAAGGCCCTCTCTGCCACTCACCCTGCAGGGAAGTGCCACTTACGGTGGATCACTCCAGGCTCAAGGTACCACAGGTCAGTTTGCCCCTGGGTCTCCATCTTCAGGTGTATCACTATCGTCAGCCCAAGGTGCTGCCAGTCAGCCTGCCACAGTCCCGAGTTCGCGGAAGCAGTTTACCTCTAGCTCTGGCACCCAGTCAGGGTCCTCTCTGCCACTCACCCTGCAGGGAAGCACCACTTATGGTGGATCACTCCAGCCTCAAGGTACTGCAAGTCAGTTTGCCCCTGGGTCTCCATCCTCCTATCCAAGTGTATCACTATCCTCACCCCAAGGTGCTGCCAGCCAGTCTGCCACAGTCCTGAGTTCACGGAAGCAGTTTACCTCTAGCTATGGCACCCAGACTGGGTCCTCTCTGCCACTCACCCTGCAGGGAGGTGCTGCTTATGGTGGATCACTCCAGCCTCAAG GTACCGCAAGTCAGTTTGCCCCTGGGTCTCCATCCTCCTATCCAAGTGTATCACTATCCTCACCCCAAGGTGTTGCCAGCCAGCCCAGCCAAGCATTTCAAAGCTATTCTGTGTCCCAAAGCCAGAAGTCTCAAAGATGGCAGCCTTCACAAGGTATTCAGACCTCAGGTGCAGCTGTATCACAGGGAATCGATCTATCTCAAAGCTCTCCAATGCAGAGTAggttctcttccctgtcatccGCAGGAGGCCCATCTTCAAAAGATTCTGGACTGTTTGTTTCTGCACAGGGTGGTGGCACCAGTTATGGTGGCTTTTCTCTCAATTCTCAAAGCCCTTTGAAGTACAACCCTGGGTCCCATGCATATGCCAAGTTTGGTTCCTCACCCCTAGCTGTTTCTAGCCAGTCTACCAGTGATCAGCACTCAAATGGCTTGTATAGCTCAGGCTCTCTGCAAACCCAGGGTCTCCTTGGTGTAGTTGAAGGACCCTCATCTCAAGCTCCTTTTGACTCCCCAAGCAGTAACCAAATTGAGCGTTTTGTGATGTTGCAACGGCCCACAGGTTCCAACCTAGCTCCATCTCTAGGCCTGAGTGCCCAAGCATCTTCTGTTAGCATGCTCTCTGGTGTTCCGCAAACTGCGCAGGCTCTACGTGAATCTGGGTCAGATGTCCAGTTAAACAACCAAGTGAGCAGCAATTCACAGGCCAATGCATATACTTCCTTGCAAAAGTTCTCCAGCAACTATGGTGCACAGAGTCTTAAGCCTTCAGAGCTCTTGCGTTATGAGCCAGGTGTTTATGGCCAAGGAACATCCAGTGCTTCTGAGCTCTTGAGTAGCTATGGTTCCACGTACAACCTGAATGCTCCTGCTTCTATACCATCCCGCAGTTCTCTCTCAAGCCGCTACTACTCTGTCAAGGGCTAA